A genomic segment from Nocardia cyriacigeorgica GUH-2 encodes:
- a CDS encoding MFS transporter produces MESNVVRDPRRWLILGVLCLSLLVLMIDGTVLNLAIPSLIRELGATPSDVQWILDAYVLVFAGLLLTAGSLSDRFGRRRMLILGLAVFGVASLAAVLATEPWQVIGARAAMGVGGSLLMPSTLSILMTTFEQDERRLAMAAWTTVSMVGIVAGPTLGGFLLEHYWWGSVFLINIPVAILAIAAALVLMPETTGEQRPVDLIGVGLSILALVSAVYVIIEREWNLPVIGLAVVSAVAFVVWESRSEHPMLPLAVFRNRDFTGTCLTLLLMVFGMGAIMFMLTQYLQFVLGYGPMKAGLALLPYAVAAAVCNGLGATLGKKLSNKTLIVSGLLVMGVAFVVLAMGTGYGAVLVSMLIMGIGGGLAGPSAYAAIMSAIPLEHAGVGSAMNDTLQQVGMAISIAVLGSVLAEVFTANMPAEAPTAARESIGAAFELGYTEPAKVAFTEAMSTGAWISAGFSVAAAVLGLVLLRARPPQAVVPEPVAVQS; encoded by the coding sequence GTGGAATCGAACGTTGTACGAGATCCCCGGCGCTGGTTGATCCTGGGGGTTCTGTGTCTGTCCTTGTTGGTGCTGATGATCGACGGCACGGTGTTGAACCTCGCGATCCCGTCGCTGATCCGCGAGCTCGGCGCCACCCCGTCGGATGTGCAGTGGATTCTGGACGCCTACGTCCTGGTCTTCGCCGGTCTACTGCTCACCGCGGGCAGCCTGTCGGACCGGTTCGGGCGGCGCCGGATGCTGATCCTCGGGCTCGCCGTGTTCGGGGTGGCGTCGCTGGCGGCGGTGCTGGCCACCGAGCCGTGGCAGGTGATCGGGGCCCGCGCCGCGATGGGTGTGGGCGGCTCGCTGCTCATGCCGTCGACGCTGTCGATCCTGATGACGACCTTCGAGCAGGATGAGCGGCGCCTGGCGATGGCCGCGTGGACGACGGTGTCGATGGTCGGCATCGTGGCCGGTCCGACGCTGGGCGGATTCCTGCTCGAACACTATTGGTGGGGTTCGGTGTTCCTGATCAATATTCCGGTGGCGATCCTGGCGATCGCGGCGGCGCTGGTGCTGATGCCGGAGACGACGGGGGAGCAGCGGCCGGTCGACCTAATCGGCGTGGGTCTGTCGATCCTGGCGCTGGTTTCGGCGGTGTATGTGATCATCGAGCGCGAATGGAACCTGCCGGTGATCGGCCTTGCGGTGGTGTCGGCGGTCGCGTTCGTGGTGTGGGAGAGCCGCTCGGAGCATCCGATGCTGCCGCTGGCGGTGTTCCGCAATCGCGATTTCACCGGCACCTGCCTGACCTTGCTGCTGATGGTCTTCGGGATGGGCGCGATCATGTTCATGCTCACCCAGTATTTGCAGTTCGTGCTGGGCTACGGGCCGATGAAGGCCGGACTCGCGCTGCTGCCGTACGCGGTGGCCGCGGCGGTGTGCAACGGGCTCGGCGCCACGCTCGGAAAGAAGCTGAGCAACAAGACTCTCATCGTCAGCGGTCTGCTGGTGATGGGTGTGGCGTTCGTGGTGCTGGCGATGGGCACCGGGTACGGCGCGGTGCTGGTGAGCATGCTGATCATGGGTATCGGTGGTGGTCTGGCCGGCCCGTCGGCGTATGCGGCCATCATGAGCGCCATTCCGCTCGAACACGCGGGTGTGGGTTCGGCGATGAACGACACCTTGCAGCAGGTCGGCATGGCGATCAGTATCGCGGTGCTCGGCAGCGTGCTCGCCGAGGTGTTCACCGCGAACATGCCCGCCGAGGCGCCGACGGCCGCGCGCGAATCCATCGGCGCCGCATTCGAACTCGGGTATACCGAGCCGGCCAAGGTGGCCTTCACCGAGGCGATGTCGACCGGTGCGTGGATCAGCGCGGGCTTCAGCGTCGCGGCCGCGGTGCTCGGGCTGGTGCTGCTGCGGGCCCGGCCACCGCAGGCCGTGGTGCCGGAGCCGGTGGCGGTGCAGAGCTGA
- a CDS encoding TetR/AcrR family transcriptional regulator, whose product MTKQFKSVWSREPRQPKGSGLGREQIVRAAVAILDTEGMGALSMRKLGARLDAGATSLYWYVANKDELLELVLDEFWGMVDVPEPEQNSWRAVATAFAYNLRDTMISHAWAANLIGHKPSIGPNSLRLTEKLRRTFVGAGFHGNDVYMATGTLFSFVLGQVLPLLAWNNAYGDANIDPEAVFPVIEAHAAEFPDLLDDYRDTVPADPAVARAIAFDFGLISVLDGLEVRLRGGSGAESPLDTGHSEARG is encoded by the coding sequence GTGACCAAGCAGTTCAAGTCGGTATGGAGCCGCGAGCCGCGCCAGCCCAAGGGCTCCGGGCTCGGCCGCGAACAGATCGTGCGGGCCGCCGTGGCGATCCTCGATACCGAGGGCATGGGCGCGCTGAGCATGCGCAAGCTCGGCGCGCGCCTGGACGCAGGCGCGACCAGCCTCTACTGGTACGTCGCGAACAAGGACGAGCTGTTGGAGCTGGTGCTCGACGAGTTCTGGGGCATGGTGGACGTCCCCGAACCGGAACAGAACTCCTGGCGCGCGGTGGCCACCGCCTTTGCCTACAACCTGCGCGACACCATGATCAGCCATGCCTGGGCCGCCAACCTGATCGGCCACAAGCCCAGCATCGGCCCCAATTCACTGCGGCTGACCGAAAAACTGCGCCGCACATTCGTCGGCGCGGGCTTCCACGGCAACGACGTGTATATGGCCACCGGAACGCTGTTCTCCTTCGTCCTCGGCCAGGTGCTGCCCCTGCTGGCCTGGAACAACGCCTACGGCGACGCCAATATCGATCCCGAGGCCGTGTTCCCGGTGATCGAGGCCCACGCTGCCGAGTTCCCCGACCTGCTCGACGATTACCGCGACACGGTGCCTGCCGATCCTGCCGTCGCCCGCGCGATCGCCTTCGACTTCGGCCTCATCTCGGTCCTCGACGGGCTCGAGGTGCGCCTGCGCGGCGGGTCGGGCGCCGAATCACCGCTGGACACCGGCCACTCCGAAGCCCGCGGCTGA
- a CDS encoding helix-turn-helix domain-containing protein produces MTNDQDNSDNVELLVAERGPTVIRIALGSRLRRLRESCGITREAAGDAIRGSHAKISRLELGRTGFKERDIRDLLTLYGVTDDDKREPYLDMARKANDPGWWQSYSDLLPAWFETYVGLEQAATTIRTYEAQFIPGLLQTADYARSVIMLGNDDETERRVDVRMRRQQILHRRSAPTLWAVIDENALRRPVGGITVLREQIQHLIDISEKSNVRIQVLPYSAGGHPAAGGPFSILRFPEPELPDIVYTEQLTSSMYMEKRHDVELYMSVMNQLSVQSLSPADSLQFLTTVRDEYADED; encoded by the coding sequence ATGACCAACGACCAGGACAACAGCGACAACGTGGAACTGCTTGTGGCAGAACGTGGTCCGACGGTGATCCGGATCGCGCTCGGCAGCAGGTTGCGCCGGCTGCGGGAGAGTTGCGGTATCACCCGCGAAGCGGCCGGGGACGCGATTCGCGGTTCGCACGCCAAGATCAGCCGTCTGGAACTGGGCCGCACCGGCTTCAAGGAACGCGATATCCGGGATTTGCTCACCCTCTACGGCGTCACCGACGACGACAAGCGCGAGCCCTACCTGGACATGGCCCGCAAGGCCAACGATCCGGGCTGGTGGCAGAGCTACAGCGACCTACTACCCGCGTGGTTCGAGACCTATGTCGGTCTCGAACAGGCCGCCACCACCATCCGTACCTATGAGGCGCAGTTCATTCCGGGCCTGTTGCAGACCGCCGACTACGCTCGCTCGGTCATCATGCTCGGCAACGACGATGAAACCGAACGCCGGGTCGACGTGCGCATGCGAAGGCAGCAGATCTTGCATCGCCGGTCGGCGCCCACTCTGTGGGCGGTCATCGACGAGAACGCGTTGCGCAGGCCCGTCGGCGGTATCACGGTGCTGCGCGAGCAGATCCAGCACCTGATCGACATCTCCGAGAAGTCCAATGTGCGTATCCAGGTGCTGCCGTACTCGGCCGGTGGCCATCCCGCGGCCGGCGGGCCATTCAGCATCCTGCGGTTCCCGGAACCCGAACTTCCCGACATCGTCTACACCGAGCAGCTGACCAGCTCGATGTATATGGAGAAGCGCCACGATGTGGAGCTGTACATGTCGGTGATGAATCAGCTCAGCGTGCAGTCGCTCTCACCCGCCGACAGCTTGCAGTTCCTGACCACGGTGCGCGACGAATACGCCGACGAGGACTGA
- a CDS encoding SAM-dependent methyltransferase, with amino-acid sequence MPMDDDGLGGRVDPDTPSIARVYDYGLGGTDWFEVDRKVYEHLLTVVPNQNAVGVANRRWLERVVRYLTSQAGITQILDLGSGLPTQKNTHEIAQELGAEVMVVYVDNDPVCVRRGKELLEANEYTHFLDLDLTQPAEVLGHPAVNQYLDLDKPLLMMQCGTLHHVDDDRDPAGIMAEYIDRLAPGSYVMISHFFDPGSEDEQLHQLARRAERALHDEGLGTGRWRTREELMPFFDGLELLEPGLVPLDDWWPWGPDDRERVPDEYLIIGGVGRKPAPA; translated from the coding sequence ATGCCGATGGACGACGATGGTCTCGGTGGGCGTGTCGACCCTGACACGCCGAGCATTGCCCGCGTCTACGACTACGGACTGGGCGGCACGGATTGGTTCGAGGTCGATCGCAAAGTCTACGAACACCTACTCACCGTGGTGCCCAACCAGAACGCGGTCGGCGTGGCGAACCGGCGCTGGCTCGAGCGTGTGGTGCGCTACCTGACCAGTCAAGCGGGCATCACCCAGATCCTCGATCTCGGCAGCGGGCTACCGACCCAGAAGAACACCCATGAGATCGCCCAGGAGCTGGGCGCGGAGGTCATGGTCGTCTACGTCGACAACGACCCGGTGTGCGTGCGGCGCGGCAAGGAACTGCTCGAGGCCAACGAATACACCCACTTCCTCGATCTCGACCTCACCCAGCCCGCCGAGGTCCTCGGCCATCCGGCGGTCAACCAATACCTGGACCTGGACAAGCCGCTGCTGATGATGCAGTGCGGCACATTGCATCACGTCGACGACGACCGCGATCCGGCAGGCATCATGGCCGAGTACATCGACCGCCTCGCTCCCGGCTCCTACGTCATGATCAGCCATTTCTTCGACCCCGGCAGCGAGGACGAACAGCTGCACCAGCTGGCTCGCCGCGCCGAACGCGCCCTGCACGACGAGGGCCTCGGCACCGGCCGCTGGCGCACCCGCGAGGAGCTGATGCCGTTCTTCGACGGGCTCGAGCTGCTCGAACCCGGACTGGTCCCGCTCGACGACTGGTGGCCGTGGGGCCCCGACGACCGTGAACGCGTGCCGGACGAGTACCTGATCATCGGCGGCGTGGGCCGTAAACCGGCACCCGCCTGA
- a CDS encoding SAM-dependent methyltransferase, protein MSQPAPQTGVRVPVGVDTTRASIARVYDVSLGGKDNYDVDRAAFDMILQAAPRQRDVSKMNRRWLHRVTRYLAGTVGIDQFLDIGAGLPTVGNTHEIAQSQNPEATVVYVDNDPVCNAHGRVLLEQNEYTHFVPADLTQPDTLLKDDEVTGHLDLERPLGLILCGILHHVDDDLDPVGIMRQYIDALPSGSYVAITHFWNPNDGSELADLALRLQRQFTEMGLGSGWYRTKEEIAAYFHDLEMIEPGLVELEQWWPMGPPIREPFPEERVMLGGVGRKR, encoded by the coding sequence ATGTCCCAACCCGCTCCCCAGACCGGTGTTCGCGTTCCGGTCGGTGTGGACACCACCCGAGCGAGCATCGCGCGCGTCTACGACGTGAGCCTGGGTGGCAAAGACAACTACGACGTCGACCGCGCCGCGTTCGACATGATCCTGCAAGCCGCCCCGCGCCAGCGCGATGTGTCGAAGATGAACCGGCGCTGGCTGCACCGGGTCACCCGCTACCTCGCCGGCACCGTCGGCATCGACCAATTCCTCGACATCGGTGCGGGTCTGCCCACGGTGGGCAACACCCACGAGATCGCCCAGAGCCAGAATCCCGAGGCGACCGTCGTCTACGTCGACAACGATCCGGTGTGCAACGCGCACGGCCGGGTGCTACTCGAGCAGAACGAGTACACCCATTTCGTTCCGGCGGATCTGACCCAGCCCGATACGCTGCTCAAAGACGACGAGGTCACCGGGCACCTGGATCTCGAGCGCCCGCTGGGCCTGATCCTGTGCGGCATCCTGCATCACGTCGACGACGATCTCGACCCGGTCGGGATCATGCGCCAGTACATCGACGCGCTGCCGTCGGGTTCGTACGTGGCCATCACGCATTTCTGGAACCCGAACGATGGCTCCGAACTCGCCGATCTCGCCCTGCGCCTGCAACGTCAGTTCACCGAGATGGGCCTCGGTTCCGGCTGGTACCGCACGAAAGAGGAAATCGCCGCCTACTTCCACGATCTCGAGATGATCGAGCCGGGTCTGGTCGAACTCGAGCAGTGGTGGCCGATGGGCCCGCCGATCCGCGAGCCGTTCCCGGAGGAGCGGGTGATGCTCGGCGGAGTCGGCCGCAAGCGCTGA
- a CDS encoding TerD family protein, with product MITLKKEDGAADLSGITKLSVGVSWDPSAGASGGALGWARRKRGVDLDLIAILMQGAEPVRFAGLDSLDPLGNGAVAHSGDEQTGAASGDDETVQVTFADVPDAIDSIIFVAAAFKKGSSFDKANNISFKVYDATGGDSQQVADIWPSLLGSDNANAVARAFRSGASWQLEVLNRKGKIKQGDKQALLRFAMQ from the coding sequence ATGATCACGCTCAAGAAAGAAGACGGTGCCGCGGACCTGAGCGGCATCACCAAACTGAGTGTCGGGGTGAGCTGGGACCCGTCGGCGGGTGCCAGCGGCGGCGCGCTCGGCTGGGCTCGCCGCAAGCGCGGCGTCGACCTGGACCTGATCGCGATTCTCATGCAGGGGGCCGAGCCGGTGCGCTTCGCCGGCCTGGATTCGCTCGACCCGCTCGGCAACGGCGCGGTGGCGCACAGCGGTGACGAACAGACCGGCGCCGCCTCCGGCGACGACGAGACCGTGCAGGTCACCTTCGCCGATGTGCCCGACGCCATCGACTCGATCATCTTCGTCGCGGCGGCCTTCAAGAAGGGCAGCTCGTTCGACAAGGCGAACAACATCTCGTTCAAGGTCTACGACGCGACCGGTGGCGACTCGCAGCAGGTCGCCGATATCTGGCCGTCGCTGCTCGGTTCCGACAACGCCAACGCGGTGGCGCGGGCGTTCCGCTCCGGTGCGAGCTGGCAGCTGGAAGTGCTCAACCGCAAGGGCAAGATCAAGCAGGGCGACAAGCAGGCCCTGTTGCGATTCGCCATGCAGTGA
- a CDS encoding ArsR/SmtB family transcription factor, whose translation MGHGVEGRTTPPAQLDADSAATVAATLQALATPSRLRILTRLRHGPCSVGDLVDAVEMEQSAVSHQLRLLRAMGLVTGSRQGRSVIYRLYDSHVAMLLDEAVYHIEHLGLGIADEGETA comes from the coding sequence GTGGGACACGGAGTCGAGGGCAGAACTACGCCGCCCGCTCAGCTGGACGCCGACTCGGCGGCCACGGTGGCAGCGACTCTGCAGGCCCTGGCCACCCCCAGCCGGCTACGGATTCTCACCCGGCTGCGGCACGGCCCGTGCTCGGTGGGGGATCTGGTGGACGCGGTCGAGATGGAGCAGTCGGCGGTCTCGCATCAACTACGGCTGTTGCGCGCGATGGGGCTGGTCACCGGTTCGCGGCAGGGTAGGAGCGTCATCTACCGGCTCTACGACTCGCATGTGGCGATGTTGCTGGACGAAGCCGTGTATCACATCGAGCATCTCGGGCTCGGCATCGCCGACGAGGGCGAGACGGCCTAG
- a CDS encoding heavy metal translocating P-type ATPase — protein sequence MVSSPMLDRADAAQSAPRRADRRTAWALPEVRWAIAATALFVTGVSAQWAGAPAWLVWTLMAGCYLTGGWEPALEGLRALRDRTLDVDLLMIVAALGAAAIGQIVDGGLLIVIFATSGALEAVLTHRTAEAVRGLLDLAPDRATVVDDDGTERVVDARTLEVGRLIVVRPGERIGGDGVVESGRSDVDQASITGEPLPVAAGPGDEVFAGAINGTGTLRVRVRRAAADTVIARIAAMVAEASETKAKTQLFIERVEQWYSTGVVIATLAVLFIPLAAGSALQPALLRAMTFMIVASPCAIVLATMPPLLAAMANASRHGVLVKSAVVMERLGTVDAVAFDKTGTLTEGRPQVTATQALPGELDADAVLAFAAAAERHSEHPLAAAIVTAARDRDLPLPEATEFDSRPGRGVRATIDGRVIEVGSPAALLAPAADSTARAVVAEAESTGATAVVVLVDGRPAGVLTATDRPRPAAAQAVADLTTLTGTTPVLLTGDNPRAAAALAGTLGITDVRAGVLPEDKVAAVRELVGAGRRVAVVGDGVNDAPALAAAHVGIAMGRSGSDLAVDAADAVVVRDDLGTVAAVVRLSRRARRIVVANLTIAATFIVALVTWDLVGTLPLPLGVAGHEGSTVIVGLNGMRLLADRAWRDALRPGDA from the coding sequence ATGGTTTCTTCCCCAATGCTGGATCGGGCGGACGCCGCGCAGTCCGCGCCGCGGCGTGCGGATCGCCGGACCGCCTGGGCGCTGCCCGAGGTGCGCTGGGCGATCGCGGCCACGGCGCTGTTCGTCACCGGCGTTTCGGCGCAGTGGGCCGGTGCACCCGCGTGGCTGGTGTGGACGCTGATGGCGGGCTGTTACCTCACCGGCGGGTGGGAGCCGGCGCTGGAAGGGCTACGCGCGCTGCGTGATCGGACCCTCGATGTGGATCTGCTGATGATCGTCGCGGCGCTCGGCGCCGCCGCGATCGGGCAGATCGTCGACGGCGGGCTGCTGATCGTGATCTTCGCGACCTCGGGTGCGCTGGAAGCGGTGCTGACCCACCGCACGGCCGAGGCGGTGCGCGGACTGCTCGACCTGGCCCCCGATCGCGCCACCGTCGTCGACGACGACGGCACCGAGCGGGTGGTGGACGCGCGCACCCTCGAGGTCGGCCGGCTGATCGTGGTGCGCCCGGGTGAGCGGATCGGTGGCGACGGCGTGGTCGAATCCGGGCGCAGTGACGTCGACCAGGCCTCGATCACCGGCGAACCGCTGCCGGTGGCGGCCGGGCCCGGTGATGAGGTCTTCGCCGGCGCCATCAACGGCACCGGCACTCTCCGGGTGCGGGTGCGGCGGGCGGCCGCCGACACGGTGATCGCGCGCATCGCGGCCATGGTGGCCGAGGCCTCCGAAACCAAGGCCAAGACCCAGCTGTTCATCGAGCGGGTGGAGCAGTGGTACTCCACCGGCGTCGTGATTGCCACGCTCGCCGTGCTGTTCATCCCACTGGCCGCGGGCTCGGCGTTGCAGCCCGCGCTGCTGCGGGCGATGACGTTCATGATCGTCGCCTCGCCGTGCGCGATCGTGCTGGCGACCATGCCGCCGCTGCTGGCCGCGATGGCGAACGCGAGCAGGCATGGCGTGCTGGTGAAATCGGCGGTGGTGATGGAGCGGCTCGGGACCGTCGACGCGGTCGCCTTCGACAAGACCGGCACCCTCACCGAGGGCCGCCCGCAGGTCACCGCGACGCAGGCGCTGCCAGGCGAGCTCGACGCCGACGCCGTACTCGCGTTCGCCGCGGCCGCCGAACGCCACAGCGAACATCCTCTCGCCGCCGCCATCGTCACCGCAGCCAGGGACCGTGATCTGCCGCTGCCGGAGGCCACCGAGTTCGACTCGCGGCCGGGCCGGGGTGTGCGTGCCACGATCGACGGCCGGGTGATCGAGGTCGGCAGCCCCGCCGCGCTCCTGGCACCGGCTGCCGACTCCACCGCGAGAGCCGTTGTCGCCGAGGCGGAATCGACCGGCGCGACCGCGGTGGTGGTACTCGTCGACGGCCGTCCCGCCGGTGTGCTCACGGCGACCGACCGGCCGCGCCCGGCCGCGGCGCAGGCCGTCGCCGATCTGACCACCCTCACCGGCACCACCCCGGTCCTGCTGACCGGCGACAATCCGCGTGCCGCGGCCGCGCTGGCCGGGACGCTCGGCATCACCGATGTGCGGGCGGGTGTGCTGCCCGAGGACAAGGTGGCGGCGGTGCGCGAACTCGTCGGGGCCGGGCGTCGCGTCGCCGTGGTCGGTGACGGGGTCAACGATGCGCCCGCGCTGGCGGCCGCGCATGTCGGAATCGCCATGGGCCGCAGCGGTTCCGATCTGGCCGTCGATGCCGCCGACGCTGTCGTCGTCCGTGACGACCTCGGCACGGTTGCCGCCGTCGTCCGGCTGTCGCGGCGGGCCCGGCGCATCGTGGTGGCGAATCTGACCATCGCGGCAACGTTCATCGTCGCCCTGGTCACGTGGGATCTGGTCGGCACGCTGCCGCTGCCGCTGGGCGTCGCCGGCCACGAGGGGTCGACGGTGATCGTCGGATTGAACGGCATGCGGCTGCTCGCCGACCGCGCGTGGCGCGACGCGCTGCGGCCCGGCGACGCGTGA
- a CDS encoding BCCT family transporter, with protein MSIGADRNSRDTDATVHRVAGRSPAKPGLDRLVFGVTAIGSLAFVAWGIIDRSSLATAAGNAQSWVISNTGWLFVLIATVFVVYVIWLAASRYGKIPLGADGEKPEFRTVSWIAMMFSAGMGIGLMFWGVAEPLSHFVNPPPGTAEPGSPEASEVAMATTLFHWTLHPWAIYAVAGLAIAYSTFRRGRSQLISSVFRPILGRKADGLGGQAINMMAIFATLFGSAASLGLGALQIGAGMEFNGWIDAIGKVGLVAIICGLTIAFIFSAVSGIDRGIQWLSNINMVLALAVAAFVFIAGPTLVMLNFLPAAIGDYIAMLPTMASRTGVAGGEAMETWLSTWTIFYWAWWISWTPFVGMFIARISRGRTIRQFVTGVLLVPSVVSLVWFVIFGGAGIRQQSETGDLTEADGSVNENFALFHLLDHYPLASFTAGLVMVLVAIFFVSGADAASIVMGTLSEKGSIEPSKPTVIFWGSATGAVAAIMLVIADPKDLGGALTGLQALTTVVSLPFMVVMGFMCVSLYRDLRADPIIQREDLGVQLVVDAVVQGTERHDGEFELVTEAVVVDEPDDSPEDRTAS; from the coding sequence ATGTCGATCGGCGCCGACAGAAATTCCCGGGACACCGACGCGACGGTGCACCGGGTTGCTGGCAGATCACCGGCGAAACCAGGGCTCGACCGTCTCGTCTTCGGCGTCACGGCGATCGGATCACTGGCCTTCGTGGCCTGGGGCATCATCGACCGCTCCAGCTTGGCCACGGCGGCGGGCAATGCGCAATCCTGGGTCATCAGCAACACCGGATGGCTGTTCGTGTTGATCGCGACGGTCTTCGTGGTGTACGTGATCTGGCTGGCCGCAAGCAGATACGGCAAGATCCCGCTCGGCGCCGACGGCGAGAAACCCGAATTCCGCACCGTCTCCTGGATCGCGATGATGTTCAGCGCCGGCATGGGCATCGGATTGATGTTCTGGGGCGTGGCCGAACCGCTGTCGCACTTCGTGAATCCGCCACCGGGCACGGCCGAACCGGGCAGCCCCGAGGCCTCCGAGGTCGCGATGGCGACCACGCTGTTCCACTGGACGCTGCACCCCTGGGCGATCTACGCCGTGGCCGGATTGGCCATCGCCTACAGCACCTTCCGCCGCGGCCGCTCCCAGCTGATCTCCTCGGTGTTCCGTCCGATCCTGGGCCGCAAGGCCGACGGGCTCGGCGGCCAGGCCATCAACATGATGGCCATCTTCGCGACGCTGTTCGGGTCCGCGGCCTCGCTCGGGCTGGGCGCGTTGCAGATCGGCGCAGGCATGGAGTTCAACGGCTGGATCGACGCCATCGGCAAGGTCGGCCTGGTCGCCATCATCTGCGGCCTGACCATCGCCTTCATCTTCTCCGCCGTCTCGGGTATCGATCGCGGCATCCAGTGGCTGTCCAACATCAACATGGTGCTGGCGCTGGCGGTGGCGGCGTTCGTGTTCATCGCCGGGCCCACCCTGGTGATGCTGAACTTCCTGCCCGCCGCCATCGGCGATTACATCGCCATGCTGCCGACCATGGCCTCGCGCACCGGGGTGGCCGGCGGGGAGGCGATGGAGACCTGGCTGTCGACCTGGACCATCTTCTACTGGGCCTGGTGGATTTCCTGGACCCCCTTCGTCGGCATGTTCATCGCGCGCATCAGCCGCGGCCGCACCATCCGCCAGTTCGTCACCGGTGTGCTGCTGGTGCCGAGCGTGGTGAGCCTGGTGTGGTTCGTCATCTTCGGCGGCGCGGGCATCCGGCAGCAGAGCGAGACCGGCGACCTGACCGAGGCCGACGGCTCGGTGAACGAGAACTTCGCGCTGTTCCATCTGCTGGATCACTATCCGCTGGCCTCGTTCACCGCGGGCCTGGTCATGGTGCTGGTGGCGATCTTCTTCGTCTCCGGCGCCGATGCGGCCTCGATCGTGATGGGCACCCTGTCGGAGAAGGGCAGCATCGAACCGTCGAAGCCCACCGTCATCTTCTGGGGTTCGGCCACGGGAGCGGTTGCGGCGATCATGCTCGTCATCGCCGATCCCAAGGATCTGGGCGGTGCGCTGACCGGCTTGCAAGCGCTCACCACCGTGGTGTCGCTGCCGTTCATGGTGGTGATGGGGTTCATGTGCGTGTCGCTGTACCGCGATCTGCGCGCCGATCCGATCATCCAGCGCGAGGATCTGGGTGTGCAGCTGGTGGTCGACGCGGTGGTGCAGGGCACCGAACGCCACGATGGCGAATTCGAATTGGTGACCGAAGCCGTCGTGGTGGACGAACCCGACGATTCGCCGGAAGACCGCACGGCCAGCTGA
- a CDS encoding carboxymuconolactone decarboxylase family protein, which produces MRIDIPEGKDPIGYVWGEMVPGIGVAASNYSLAVYSHSTLGLAEFEAARLRIAQINGCLFCLDWRTERDGEKVDPGFLDAVADWRDTDAFDERTRLAAEYAERYALDHHNLDDEFWGRMSACYSQKEIVELSMSIGSWLAFGRLNHVLGLDAVCVLPGHSGTATS; this is translated from the coding sequence ATGAGAATCGACATTCCGGAGGGTAAGGACCCGATCGGCTACGTCTGGGGTGAGATGGTGCCCGGCATCGGCGTCGCCGCATCGAACTACTCGCTCGCGGTGTACTCCCACTCCACCCTGGGCCTCGCCGAATTCGAGGCCGCACGACTGCGCATCGCCCAGATCAACGGCTGCCTGTTCTGCCTGGACTGGCGCACCGAACGCGACGGTGAGAAGGTCGACCCCGGTTTCCTCGACGCCGTCGCCGACTGGCGCGACACCGACGCCTTCGACGAGCGCACCCGGCTGGCCGCCGAATACGCCGAACGCTATGCCCTCGACCACCACAACCTCGACGACGAGTTCTGGGGCCGGATGTCGGCCTGCTACAGCCAGAAAGAGATCGTCGAGCTGAGCATGAGCATCGGATCCTGGCTGGCCTTCGGCCGGCTCAATCACGTGCTCGGACTCGACGCGGTCTGCGTGCTGCCCGGCCACTCCGGCACTGCCACATCCTGA